The following is a genomic window from Pseudomonas purpurea.
CAGGGCTCGCGGGCCGTACTCCATTGCGCCGCGCACCACGCCGATGATTTTGCTCTGGCCGATCAGGTCGATCATTTCGTCCTGAATGTTTGCACCGTAGACATTCAAACCGTCTCTGGACAGTTCACCACCGATCATGTCCGTGTCATCGTGGTCCGGGCCCAGGGCCATGGTGTCCAGGTTGGGGCTCAACCGGTACTTTTTCGCCGAAGCCGCGACGGCAGCGGCCAGCGCCAGGCCGCCATCGCCCATGCAGGGCAGCACGTAGACGGTGTTGACACCCGGGAGCTCGCGTATGCGCTGATTGAGTTTCACATTGCCGAAGACACCCCCGGCCAGGCATACGTTGCGCGGACGGTCCACTTCAATATGGTTGGAAACGATGGCGGTAATCAGGTCTTCGAGGTGTTTCTGTGCGGCGGCGGCAATGTCTTCCGGGCGGTACTTGGCGACTTCCAGCCGCAGCTCCTCGGAGAATTCATCGTAATAAGGTTGAAACCACGGCCCGCAGTTGGCGCGCAGCCTGCCGTTTTCCAGGCCGATCATTTTCTGCATCAGGGGCATGCAGGTTTCAGGGTTGCCTTTTGCCGCCAGGCCCGTGACTTTGCCTTCATGGCGGTTGGGCAGGTAGCCCAGGAGTTTGGTGATGCGCCCGTAAAAGTAACCGAGGCTGTCGGTCGAGGTTTCGCGTTGCAACACCTGTGCGTTCAGTTGGGTGTAGTCCGTGACGGTGAGGGACTGGAAGTCCCCCCGGCCATCACATGTCACCACCAGGGCATCATCGAACCCGGAGCAGATGTATGCGCCCAGTGCGTGGGTTTCATGGTGGTCGAGCATGTGGGTCGAGCCACTGAAGCCGCTGGTAGTTGCAAAATCGACAAACTCGGTGCGTGCACCTTTGTCGTTTTTTATTTCATTGTGAATGCGCTCGTTTATGCAGTTCCAAGTGACAGTATCGTTGCTGTCAACTTCACGCAGGCGTTCGGTATATAAGTTCAAGTGCAGTTCGGGGTTGAACCCCGCCGACCATCCATAAGCCAGGTCTGTCACTTCGTGGATACTCAGGTTGGCGGCTTTGAGTACATGTTCGATGGACTTGTGCGGCCATCCCTTATGCCCCTTGATTCGACTGAAACGTTCTTCTTGTACGGCCGCGATGATTTTGCCGTTAATAATCAGGCAGGCGCTGGAGTCATCGTTATTGGTGACGCCAAGGATCGCGTGAGTGTTCGGGCGAGCGGTGACAGTATCCAGAGTTGCTTCCATACATCTCTCCACTAATTAGTTATTTTTAAACAGTGAGTGCAACGGACTGATGAACTGTTCAGGCCGTTGTCGAGTGCATCGGGTGGTGCTCGGCACGTTGCGTGATGAGCATGGGCATCTGTTACGAACGGGGGGATTGACCCTGCGGCGGCTCCCCCGTCCTCGCGCTCTGCCTAAGGGGCCAGGCGTTGCTCTTTCAGTTCTATCTGGGTCGACAGCGGGTGCTCCAGGGCATTGATGCCGGCACTGATGCGGTACTGGCCGGGGCGGATGTGCCAGCCGCTGTTCGTCGAGTCGAATCGGGCCAGCAGGCGCGGATCGACAGTCACGGACACCTGGCCTGTTTCGCCGGGGGCCAGGGTGATGCGTTGCCATCCCGCCAGGCGCGCGGGGACGCCTTCAAGCCCCTTGACGTAAAACTGCGGGGTGTCGGTCCCGGCGCGGCCGCCGTGGTTGGTCACCGCCATGCGGATCACCAGTCGAGCGTCTTCGTCGACGCTGGCGTGGAGCTGGTCGTAGCTGAAACGGGTATAGGACAGCCCGTGACCAAAGGGGAACAGCGGCGTCTTGCCTTCACGGGCGAACCACTTGTAGCCCACGTCCGCGCCTTCTATGTCGTAGCTCACATCAAACAGGCCCCGGCGCGGTTCGCCCGGGTTGGACGTGGTGGTCGCCGGGTCCTGCATCAGCGGGCGTGGCAACTGTTGCTCGTCCTGGGGGAAGGTCATGGGCAGGCGCCCGGACGGATTGACCCGGCCAAACAAAACGCCGGCAATCGCCTGGCCGCCCCTGGAACCGGAATACCAGGCCTCGACCACCGCTGGCACCTGCTTGAGCCACGGCATCTTCACTGGCCCGCCGGTTTCCAGTACCACCACGGTCCTGGGGTTTGCGGCGGCAATCGCTTGAATCAGTCGTTCCTGATCGTTGGGCAGGCTCAGGTCGCGGGCGTCGATGGCCTCGGCCATCCACTGTTCGGCAAACAGGATGACCGCATCGGCCGTACCGGCCAGTTGCGTGGCTTTCGCCAGGTCCGAACCGTCGTTGTAGACGATTTCAGCCTTGCCGGCGTGCGCGCGAATCGCGTCCAGCGGCGAGGAGGGGTGATAAATGATCGTGTCGATAAACGGATTGTTTTTGACCGGCGAGGGTACCCGCAGGCTGCCCACGGGAATGACCTGGCTGGAGCCGCCGCCCGACAGCACGCCTTTGTCGGCATGGCGGCCGATCACCACAATGCGCTTGAGGTTCTTGGCCAGGGGCAATTGGTTGTGGTCGTTCTTGAGCAGCACGATGCCTTGCTCGGCAATTCTCTGGGCGACGCGAGCATGGCTGTCGAAGTCGACGCCGGCAACGGTCGCCGGGTTGTCCAGGCTGCCCACGGCGAACAGGCTGCGCAGGATGCGACTGACCATGTCATCGAGCCGGGCCTGCGATACGGCACCGTCGGTCACGGCTTTTTTCAGCGGCGCGCCGAAGAAGACCTCGGGGTCCAGGTTCTCGCCCGACTGTTGGTCCAGCCCGGCCAACACGGCTTTTTCCGTGGAGTGGGTGGCGCCCCAGTCGGACATGACCCAGCCTGGGTAATTCCAGTCGCCTTTCAATACCTGGTTGATCAGGAAATCGTTTTCTTCGGCGTACACACCGTTGATGCGGTTGTAGCCGGTCATCACCGCGCCAGGCTTGCCCGTTTCGATGGCCAGTTGAAATGCCAGCAGGTCCGACTCACGGGCCGCAGCTTCCTGAAGGTTGGAACTGACCATGACTTTGCCGGTTTCCTGGGCATTCAGCGCAAAGTGCTTGATGGTTGACACCACATTGCGGCTTTGAATGCCCGCGATGCTCTGGCCGGCCAGGGTGCCTGCCAGCAGCGGGTCTTCGCCCAGGTACTCGAAGTTACGGCCGTTGCGCGGCTCGCGGGTGAGGTTCACACCGCCGGCGAGCATCACTGCGAAGCCTTTGGCGTGCGCTTCCTGGCCGATCACCTCGCCTTGGGCCCGGGCCAGCGCAGGGTCGAATGTTGCTGCCAATGCCAGCCCTGAAGGCATGGCCGTTGCGTTGTCGCCGACACGAATGCCGCTGGGGTTGGCGACGCCCAGGCTCGCGTCGCTGATGTGCAGGGCCGGCAGGTTGAGGCGGGAGATCCCGGGCCAGTAGGCCGCGGTCCCCAGCGCGCCCGGCGGTATGGGGGTGCCCCTGACCGGCAGCCCGAAAGGCAGGTGCAGCAGCGAGATTTTTTCGTCCAGGGTCATGGACTGGGTCAGCGCCGTGGCGCGCTGTTGCGGCGTGCCTTCAGCGGGTTGACCGGCCGCCATGGCAGGCGTGGCGCTGAGCAGTGAGAGCGAAAGAAGGTAGCATCCGGCTTTAATGATCATCGACGTTTTCCTGGAGACGGGCCCTGTGGAAAGTCCGGGCCATGCGTCTTCTAAAGCTTGTCTGATATTAAGTAGGGGTCTGACGCATAGGTCTTTGTATACAGTGCGTCATCAATAGGCATCTGCTGTT
Proteins encoded in this region:
- a CDS encoding carbamoyltransferase C-terminal domain-containing protein, translated to MEATLDTVTARPNTHAILGVTNNDDSSACLIINGKIIAAVQEERFSRIKGHKGWPHKSIEHVLKAANLSIHEVTDLAYGWSAGFNPELHLNLYTERLREVDSNDTVTWNCINERIHNEIKNDKGARTEFVDFATTSGFSGSTHMLDHHETHALGAYICSGFDDALVVTCDGRGDFQSLTVTDYTQLNAQVLQRETSTDSLGYFYGRITKLLGYLPNRHEGKVTGLAAKGNPETCMPLMQKMIGLENGRLRANCGPWFQPYYDEFSEELRLEVAKYRPEDIAAAAQKHLEDLITAIVSNHIEVDRPRNVCLAGGVFGNVKLNQRIRELPGVNTVYVLPCMGDGGLALAAAVAASAKKYRLSPNLDTMALGPDHDDTDMIGGELSRDGLNVYGANIQDEMIDLIGQSKIIGVVRGAMEYGPRALCKRSIIFHARDKTINDWLNKRLNRTEFMPFAPITPENLAHLCYNQWSVDDRAAHSMTMTYDCTDLMKEMCPAVVHVDGTARPQIISEKADPFLYELLNKWFQLTGEPSLINTSYNRHEEPIINTPQEAATTVHDGIVEALFINDQLVVKRK
- a CDS encoding glycoside hydrolase family 3 C-terminal domain-containing protein codes for the protein MIIKAGCYLLSLSLLSATPAMAAGQPAEGTPQQRATALTQSMTLDEKISLLHLPFGLPVRGTPIPPGALGTAAYWPGISRLNLPALHISDASLGVANPSGIRVGDNATAMPSGLALAATFDPALARAQGEVIGQEAHAKGFAVMLAGGVNLTREPRNGRNFEYLGEDPLLAGTLAGQSIAGIQSRNVVSTIKHFALNAQETGKVMVSSNLQEAAARESDLLAFQLAIETGKPGAVMTGYNRINGVYAEENDFLINQVLKGDWNYPGWVMSDWGATHSTEKAVLAGLDQQSGENLDPEVFFGAPLKKAVTDGAVSQARLDDMVSRILRSLFAVGSLDNPATVAGVDFDSHARVAQRIAEQGIVLLKNDHNQLPLAKNLKRIVVIGRHADKGVLSGGGSSQVIPVGSLRVPSPVKNNPFIDTIIYHPSSPLDAIRAHAGKAEIVYNDGSDLAKATQLAGTADAVILFAEQWMAEAIDARDLSLPNDQERLIQAIAAANPRTVVVLETGGPVKMPWLKQVPAVVEAWYSGSRGGQAIAGVLFGRVNPSGRLPMTFPQDEQQLPRPLMQDPATTTSNPGEPRRGLFDVSYDIEGADVGYKWFAREGKTPLFPFGHGLSYTRFSYDQLHASVDEDARLVIRMAVTNHGGRAGTDTPQFYVKGLEGVPARLAGWQRITLAPGETGQVSVTVDPRLLARFDSTNSGWHIRPGQYRISAGINALEHPLSTQIELKEQRLAP